From the Manis javanica isolate MJ-LG chromosome 11, MJ_LKY, whole genome shotgun sequence genome, one window contains:
- the LOC108390196 gene encoding uncharacterized protein — protein sequence MKEMEEERGASSLGSCVCQLLRNTSEKLCFQPKGTICPENFTWDQHLLRGLLGKMNWTNCGLQDSRASDAFLNSSTPLFCSENFTTLKPETKLVELSSFGTVAIAISGSIGVVALILLLVGLFSMSLKKWRHERLFKKQLRHQTKFLQRSSDLSCRADAIYSNVINLAPWKEDDFAVYANVPPFGRPRKTSPDQVEYVSIVFH from the exons ATgaaagagatggaggaggagagaggtgcCAGCTCCCTTGGGTCCTGTGTCTGCCAACTACTGCGAAATACCTCTGAGAAACTCTGCTTCCAACCAAAGGGGACCATCTGTCCCGAGAACTTCACCTGGGACCAACACCTCCTGCGCGGACTCCTTGGCAAAATGAATTGGACAAACTGTGGGTTGCAGGACTCCAGAGCCAGCGATGCCTTCCTGAACAGCTCCACACCCCTGTTCTGCTCAG AGAACTTCACCACCCTGAAGCCAGAGACTAAACTTGTAGAACTCAGCAG CTTTGGCACAGTAGCCATAGCCATTTCTGGCTCCATTGGTGTGGTGGCCCTCATCTTGCTCCTGGTGGGTCTCTTCTCCATGTCCctgaagaaatggaggcatgaGA GACTATTTAAGAAACAGCTGAGGCATCAGACCAAGTTTCTCCAAAGATCCTCG GACCTTTCCTGCCGTGCTGATGCCATATATTCCAATGTGATCAACCTGGCCCCCTGGAAAGAGGATGACTTCGCCGTCTATGCCAATGTGCCCCCTTTCGGTCGCCCCAGGAAGACATCACCAGACCAAGTGGAATATGTTTCTATTGTATTCCACTGA